AGACGGCGCCCATAGCCCTCGCTCATGACCGTGCTGGCCCGCGACCAGGAAGGACCGCAGTCCTGGGAGTATACCAGCGGGCCGACGGCCAACTGGCCGACGCCTTCTCCGACGCCGGGGCGACTGTACGTTGGGCGGATCGTGCGGCGTCGTCGGGGCTTGATGAAGCTTGATTATTTACCGTGGTGAAGGCCCTCACCCCCCAGCCCCCTCTCCCTGTGCGCGGGAGAGGGGGAGACACACGAGACTGTCGTTGCTCCCCCTCTCCCGCGCACAGGGAGAGGGGGCTGGGGGGTGAGGGCCTCCAACCTGGAGCACGGAATACGTGGGTATTTCGTCAAGCTTCATCAACCCCCGACTGCGCGTTTCGTGGCGTTTCGGGAACATCAACGAACGTGCAATCGCCCTGTCGCCGATACCAGATCATGGCATCCTGAGCGCAGCGACGGACGACAGGGGAACCTCCCGCGCTTACCGCAGCGGCGAGAACGGCGCCGGGTTCAGGATCACCGACGCCTGCGTGCTCAGCGACTGCACCCCGTTGCCGCGCAGCTCGGCCAGCTTGGTGTCCTTCGCCATCGAGGCGCGGACCTCGGCGCGGTGCGCCAGGCTGTTGTACACCCACAGGTGCGAGGCCGCGTTCAGCCCACCGACCTCGGCCGTCCACAGCGCCACCAGCTTCGAGTGGGTCTCGCGCCGCGGCAACGACCGCTTGAACGTCGAGAGCCAGCCGTTCAACTGCCCTGGCGGCGAGCCGTAGGTGCGGAACTCGTACGTGTTGCCCGTCGACTCGACGGACCGCACCCCGACCTCCTCGTCAGGCGTCAGGATCGTGTTGCGCTGCGCCACCACCATGCCGCGCGTCGCCGCAAGGTACTTGTCGTGCCAGCCCGGAGCCTTCTGAAGGCCCGCCCGCAGCCGCGCCCGCTCGTTCGGATCGCGATAGCTCCACAGGTGGTAGTACTCGTTGAGCGCACCGAACTCGGTTGACCACGCCCCCACCAGCGTGCCGTAGTCGTTCTTCCGGATCGCCATGCCGATCTCTTCGACGATCTTCAGGTACTCGGCCATGATGCCGGGCCGGATGGTGTAGATCCGTAGCTCGTGGATCACGCTGTCCCCTCCAGGGCACGCTCGCGCGGCGTGCGCGTGACGCTAGACGGCCGCCCAGGCGACGGCCAGACCGGCATCATAGCAAGGCCACCGCTCGGCGATGAGGTCAGGGCGCGGCGGACTCAGCCCTGGCCGCGCGATGTCAGGAGACGCTGGATCCCTGGCCCGTCGAGGCCGGCGATCTCCCCGAGCGTTCCGCCACGCTCCAACCACGCCCGCGCCAGCGGCCCCCGCTGGTACAGCGGCGCGGCCAGCGCGGCCACCTCCACCATCAAGCGTGGCGGCAGCACCACGACCCCGTCGTCGTCCGCCACCACGAGGTCGCCGGGATGGACCGAGACGCCGCCACACTGGACCGGCACGTTCACGCTGCCGCCCTGCCCGAGCGTCCTTCCTCCCCGTGCCGCCACCGCCCGCGCAAACGTCGGCAGGCCATGCTCGGCGATCTCGGCCAGGTTGGCGATAGCCCCGTCCACCACGACACCCACGCACCCGCGCGCCCTGGCCGCCAGCGAGGTCAGCTCACCCCAGCAGGCCAGCGACTCGCGCCCGCCATGATCGACCACCAGCACGTCGCCGGGCTGGAGCAGATCGACGGCCGGTACCAGCGCTTCCAGGTCGCCGTCCGGCAGCCTGGCCGTCACCGCCGTGCCGACCACCCGGACCGGCTCCGACGGCGCTCGCGCCAGCAGCCTGATCTTCTCGTCCACAAACCCGTCATCCGTCACGTGTCCCAGCAGCGCCGTCCGGAACTGCTGATACGCCGCGATCCAGTCGTCCGGAATCGCCGTCGGATGTGGGTTGACCGTCAGTCCCTCTGCCATCGCTCACGCGCCTCCCCAGGCTCAGCCGTGGCCGCCCCAGGGAGCCGCCCAGCCGCCCGCACCGCCGTGAATCGCGCGACTGGCCGCCCCGGACGACCTATACTCACTCCAGTGGCCCATCTCGCGTGGCCTGCGAATCCGGCCGGCCGCCATCCCTGGCAGCGTCGGCCGCCCGCCCGGAGCAAGACGATGCTTGAGCATGATCGGGACCAGCCCACTGCCGATGCGGACGATGCTGGAGAGCGGCGCAGCCGGGCCAGTGGCATCACCGGCCTGAGCGACCTGCTCCCCGACTGGATCCTTCCCCAGGAGAGCAAGCAGCATCTCCGCAACGCCCGCAAGGAGATGCTCCTGGCGGCACGCACGATGATCGACCGCGCCATCGAGCGCCAGGAGGCCGGCCCGGCCCCGAAGCGCACGGTCAACCGCGTCGAGATCGACTGACATGGCCCGCATCACCGACGTCTGGGCCGTCATCCCGAAGGGCACGAACGAGCCGCGGGACTGGCGCACGGCGATGGCCCAGATCCTCGTGGTGGTCGAGAGCGACGACGGGCGGCGCGGCTTCGGCGTCGGTGGCGGCGGCGTGGCCGGCGTCCACGTCATCGACACCATCCTGCGCGAGGTCGTGGTCGGGCAGGATCCGCGCGATGTGACAGCCATCTGGGACCGAATGTTCCACGCCACCCACCATTTCGGCCGGAAGGGGCTGCCTGTCATGGCCCTGTCCGGCATCGACCTCGCGATCTGGGATCTGCTCGGCAAGCAGGAGAACCAGCCCGTCTACCAGTTGCTCGGCGGCCTGCGCCACGAGCGGGTGCCCGCCTACGCCTCGCTCGGCCCGACCGTTGGCACGGCGATTCAGGACGGCTTCACGCACGTCAAGCTGCACCTGCCGGCCGTCAAGCACGACATCGGGGAGATCGTCGATCTCGTGCGAATGGGGCGCGAACAGGTCGGCCCGGACATCCCCCTCTACCTGGATGCTGGCGCGAAGTGGGACCGCCAGACCAGCGCCCAGATCGCCGCGGCCGTCGAGCAGTACGAGATCGGCTGGCTGGAGGAGCCGCTGCTCGCGGATGACTACATCGGGCACCGCCAGCTTGGCGAGCGTACCCGCATCCCCATTGCCGGTGGCGAGCACGAGTACACTCGCTGGGGCTACGAACTCCTGGTCGAGACGAAGGCGCTGACCGTCTGGCAGCCGGATGCCTGCTGGGTCGGCGGGATGACCACCATGCGCGAGGTCTTTGCGCTGGGGCAGGCCAACGGGATCTGGGTCGTCCCGCACCGTGGCAGCGAGGTCTGGGGCCTGCACGCCATCCTGGCGCTGGCCGACCGCCCCCTGGCCGAGGGTGGCCGTCCCTGGGTCACCTGGGTCCAGGGCGCGCCCGAGATCGTGAAGGGCATCGTCGCCGCGCCGACCGCGCCCGGCTTCGGCGTCACCTTCGACGAGGCCCTGCTGGTCCGCCCCAATCGAGACTGACTCGGAAATGTCGCCAAGGGCGGCAAACGAGCGTACGCTGGTGACGGTCGGCGCCGTTCGGCCGCGCGGCGACGCCGGCCATGTGCGGGAGGACGTACATGGAAGACGATGCCCTGGACGTGCAGATCGTAGATGAGAGCGAGACTGAGGACGATCTGCTGGCAGCCGCGCCGAAGACCGGCCCACGGATCACGGACGGTACGTCCAGCACCTGACAGCCGTTCACCTGACAGTCGTTGCCACTCGAGCGCCAGAGCGTCGGAGCCCCGCGGGTGCGGGGCTCCTGCGTGTGTCCGGTACGCCAACGGGCGTGTGCATCACGCCCGAGCACGCAGCAGACCGACGAAAACGGCATAGTCTTCTATATCTCCAGGTTCAATCCCGACGACTGTCGCCCGGTCGCTCCTCGTTTCAGCTATCATCGCCGGGCAGTCAGCTTGATTGATGCATTGGTTGCACGAATCTCACGATGCGCTTCACCGTTCGCGGCGGCAACGCTCCCCTCCTCAAGCGCCAGAATCGGGCGGCGGTCCTCCGCGCCATCGTCGGCTTCGGCCCGATCTCCCGCCGCGCCCTGCGGGACCGCACCGGCCTGACCGCGTCGACTATCACGAATATCGTGGCGGAGCTGATCGGCGCGGGGCAGGTGCAGGAGCTTGGCGAGATCGAGCCGGTCGCGGGCGCCAGCCGGGCCGGCCGCCGCGAGGTGCTGATCGACCTGACGGCCGACAGCGGCATCGTCGTCGGGGCGTACATCGGCGTCAACGAGACCAACATCTCGGTGGGCGGCCCCCGCGCGGAGATCCTTCATCGGCTGAACCTGCCGACCCTGTCCGAGCGCGGCCCCGCCGACCTGATCCGACGGCTTGTGGACGGCGTCGAGGCGCTGCTCGATCAGACCGGCACCGATCGCGGCCGGTTGATCGGCTTCGGGCTGGGGGCCGTAGGGATCGTCGATCCGGAGGGCGGCGTCCTGCGCGATGCGCCCGAGCTTGGCTGGCGGGACGTCCCGCTCCGCGCGATGCTCCAGGAGGCCGTCGACCTGCCGATTGTGCTGGACAGCGGCCGGCGCGGCATGGCCCTGGCCGAGATGATGTTCGGACTCGGGCAGCACGTCCGCGACTTCGCCCACGTCCACATCGCCAGCACCATCGTGGCCGGCCTGGTGCTCGATCAGCGGCTGCATCGCGGCGCAACGGGGACGGCTGGCTCGCTGGGCCACACGACGGTGGCCGGCGAGCGCCAGCCCTGCGGCTGTGGCAAGATCGGCTGTCTGGACACCATCGCCAGCGAGGTCGCGATGGAGCGCCGGGCGGCCGAGGTCGCGGCGGTCCGTCCGGACGGCCTGCTGGCCCGTGAGCTGGCGGCCCGCACCGAGCCGGTCGGGCGATTCGCGCTCTACCGCGCCGCCAGGGCCGGCGACGCGGATGCCCTGGCGATCATCGTGGAGGCCGGCCGCTACCTGGGACGGGCCATCGCCAACGTCTTGAGCGTGATCGACGTGCGGCTGGTGGTGCTCTCCGGCGACGTGGCCCGCGATTTCCCGCCGTTCGTGGATGCCGTCCGCGCGGCCATCGAGGTGCACACCTTCCGCGTGGACGAGGTGACCGTCGAGGTGGTCGCGTCGCCGTTCGGCGGCGATATGCGCGTCAAGGGCAGCCTTGCGCTGGCCCTCTACGATCTCCTGTACGCCCCGACGCTCACGCTCCAGCCGGCGGTCGAAGAGACCGCGAGCTAGTCGCCTGTCCGACGTGAACGACCCGGGTGGGTCGCCGCCGACGCTTCATCCGTCATCCCGAGCGAACGGACCCATTCGGCACGCTCAGGGCAAACCTGACGACCTCCCCCGTCATCCCGAGCGGAGTGAGGCTGCTCCCGTCACCGTCATCCCGAGCGGAGTGAGCGTGCGAACGCAGTCGAGGGATCTTCCTCACGCTACAGAAGGAGAAGATCCCCACTCCGCTCGTTCCTCGCCGCGGTCGGGATGACGAGAGGGGTGTGCTCGTTCCTCGCGTAGCTCACCCTGAGCTTGCCGAATGGGGTCGGGATGACGAC
The sequence above is a segment of the Chloroflexota bacterium genome. Coding sequences within it:
- a CDS encoding NIPSNAP family protein translates to MIHELRIYTIRPGIMAEYLKIVEEIGMAIRKNDYGTLVGAWSTEFGALNEYYHLWSYRDPNERARLRAGLQKAPGWHDKYLAATRGMVVAQRNTILTPDEEVGVRSVESTGNTYEFRTYGSPPGQLNGWLSTFKRSLPRRETHSKLVALWTAEVGGLNAASHLWVYNSLAHRAEVRASMAKDTKLAELRGNGVQSLSTQASVILNPAPFSPLR
- a CDS encoding RraA family protein, with translation MAEGLTVNPHPTAIPDDWIAAYQQFRTALLGHVTDDGFVDEKIRLLARAPSEPVRVVGTAVTARLPDGDLEALVPAVDLLQPGDVLVVDHGGRESLACWGELTSLAARARGCVGVVVDGAIANLAEIAEHGLPTFARAVAARGGRTLGQGGSVNVPVQCGGVSVHPGDLVVADDDGVVVLPPRLMVEVAALAAPLYQRGPLARAWLERGGTLGEIAGLDGPGIQRLLTSRGQG
- a CDS encoding mandelate racemase/muconate lactonizing enzyme family protein, with product MARITDVWAVIPKGTNEPRDWRTAMAQILVVVESDDGRRGFGVGGGGVAGVHVIDTILREVVVGQDPRDVTAIWDRMFHATHHFGRKGLPVMALSGIDLAIWDLLGKQENQPVYQLLGGLRHERVPAYASLGPTVGTAIQDGFTHVKLHLPAVKHDIGEIVDLVRMGREQVGPDIPLYLDAGAKWDRQTSAQIAAAVEQYEIGWLEEPLLADDYIGHRQLGERTRIPIAGGEHEYTRWGYELLVETKALTVWQPDACWVGGMTTMREVFALGQANGIWVVPHRGSEVWGLHAILALADRPLAEGGRPWVTWVQGAPEIVKGIVAAPTAPGFGVTFDEALLVRPNRD
- a CDS encoding ROK family transcriptional regulator, whose amino-acid sequence is MRFTVRGGNAPLLKRQNRAAVLRAIVGFGPISRRALRDRTGLTASTITNIVAELIGAGQVQELGEIEPVAGASRAGRREVLIDLTADSGIVVGAYIGVNETNISVGGPRAEILHRLNLPTLSERGPADLIRRLVDGVEALLDQTGTDRGRLIGFGLGAVGIVDPEGGVLRDAPELGWRDVPLRAMLQEAVDLPIVLDSGRRGMALAEMMFGLGQHVRDFAHVHIASTIVAGLVLDQRLHRGATGTAGSLGHTTVAGERQPCGCGKIGCLDTIASEVAMERRAAEVAAVRPDGLLARELAARTEPVGRFALYRAARAGDADALAIIVEAGRYLGRAIANVLSVIDVRLVVLSGDVARDFPPFVDAVRAAIEVHTFRVDEVTVEVVASPFGGDMRVKGSLALALYDLLYAPTLTLQPAVEETAS